From a single Granulicella aggregans genomic region:
- the rpoC gene encoding DNA-directed RNA polymerase subunit beta', protein MFRSSPFELTGPITDFDAIKIQLASPEKIRSWSHGEVTKPETINYRTFKPERDGLFCARIFGPITDWECLCGKYKRMKHRGVICDKCGVEVTLSKVRRERLGHIELASPCSHVWFFKGLPSRIGHLLDISLRELEAVLYFESYVVVDPGDAPVKEREVIKDETKFRELDTQYRPSGFKAMMGAEAIKELLKRVEITELSIELRERMKTETSLQKKLKYSKRLKIVEAFKKSDNLPQWMILDVIPVIPPELRPLVPLDGGRFATSDLNDLYRRVINRNNRLKKLMDLHAPEVIVRNEKRMLQEAVDALFDNGRRGRVLRGANNRPLKSLSDTLKGKQGRFRQNLLGKRVDYSGRSVIVVGPELKLNQCGLPKKMALELFKPFIYHRLEQTGHCTTIKQAKEMVEMQDPIVWDILEEVIKDHPVLLNRAPTLHRLGIQAFEPVLVEGKAIKIHPLVCTAFNADFDGDQMAVHIPLSPEAQIEASVLMLASHNILSPASGQPITVPTQDLVLGLYYLTKAKVNAKGEGRVFANIEEVFMALEAKQVETLTPIRLRYTGMVLDMTTAYDDQDLTHTEAVEFNKQFISTTVGRAILNDALPEGMPYVNGLLKKKGIGQLVNYCYLNLGLEVTVKTLDKIKDLGFTYATKSGLSVGLDDMVIPDSKYTLVGDAEKTVLTMQQQYLDGAITNGERSNKVIQMWSGVTERVADEMFNNMKRADKEGAMNPIYIMADSGARGSKQQIRQLSGMRGLMAKPSGEIIETPITANFREGLTVLQYFISTHGARKGLADTALKTADSGYLTRRLVDVAQDVIISHNDCGTVEGIYVTPIIEAGETIEPLRDRIIGRVSLEKLKDFEGKTIVEVNQEIDEDLASAIQAAGIEKVKIRSVLTCESKRGVCILCYGRNLGSGKMVEMGEAVGVIAAQSIGEPGTQLTMRTFHIGGTASRVSDASHIEAKNAGTVRFINLVTVRSKDGGLVAMNRNGSIAIIDDKGREKERYAVVYGAKIKIEEGTKVEQGSRLGEWDPYTFSLLTEISGTVQFKDLQEGVTLNEEVDEVTGLSRLVVNDSTDEKRQPAIIIKSAAGNKRYLMPSRAHLMVADGDELFPGDILAKIPRETTRTKDITGGLPRVVELFEARKPRDPAIISKIDGVVRFGEVSKGQRKVYVTADNGQEEEYSVPRGTYVNVQEGERLRAGDPLIDGPRSPHDVLEVLGERAVQMYLVNEIQEVYRLQGVTISDKHIETIVRQMLRWVKIEEVGDTSFLVDQQTDRFRFNAENQRVLMTGGRPAIGRSLLLGITKASLSTDSFISAASFQETTRVLTEASINGSVDTLRGLKENVIVGRLIPAGTGMEYYRNVQLSPELEEAAAQVQQEVTAAIEAEERELEQMRMEGEQEELAAE, encoded by the coding sequence ATGTTCCGCTCCAGCCCTTTCGAACTAACCGGTCCGATCACCGACTTCGACGCCATCAAGATCCAGCTCGCCAGCCCCGAAAAGATCCGCAGCTGGTCGCATGGCGAAGTCACCAAGCCTGAGACCATCAACTACCGTACCTTCAAGCCCGAGCGCGATGGCCTGTTCTGCGCCCGCATCTTCGGACCGATCACCGACTGGGAGTGCCTCTGCGGCAAGTACAAGCGCATGAAGCACCGCGGCGTTATCTGCGACAAGTGCGGCGTCGAAGTCACCCTCTCGAAGGTCCGCCGCGAACGCCTCGGCCACATCGAGCTCGCCAGCCCCTGCTCGCACGTCTGGTTCTTCAAGGGCCTGCCCAGCCGTATCGGCCACCTGCTCGACATCAGCCTGCGTGAGCTCGAAGCTGTTCTCTACTTCGAATCGTATGTAGTCGTCGATCCAGGCGACGCGCCCGTCAAGGAGCGCGAGGTCATCAAGGATGAGACCAAGTTCCGCGAACTCGACACCCAGTACCGCCCTTCCGGCTTCAAGGCCATGATGGGCGCGGAAGCGATCAAGGAACTCCTGAAGCGCGTTGAGATCACCGAGCTCTCGATCGAACTGCGCGAGCGCATGAAGACCGAGACCTCGCTCCAGAAGAAGCTCAAGTACTCCAAGCGCCTGAAAATCGTCGAGGCCTTCAAGAAGTCCGACAACCTGCCGCAGTGGATGATTCTCGACGTGATCCCCGTGATCCCGCCAGAGCTTCGCCCGCTGGTTCCGCTCGACGGCGGCCGCTTCGCCACGTCGGACCTCAACGACCTCTATCGCCGCGTCATCAACCGCAACAACCGCTTGAAGAAGCTGATGGACCTGCACGCTCCTGAGGTCATCGTCCGCAACGAAAAGCGCATGTTGCAGGAGGCCGTCGACGCTCTGTTCGACAACGGCCGCCGTGGCCGCGTGCTGCGTGGTGCGAACAACCGTCCGCTGAAGTCGCTCTCCGACACCCTCAAGGGCAAGCAGGGCCGCTTCCGCCAGAACCTGCTTGGCAAGCGCGTCGACTACTCGGGCCGTTCGGTCATCGTCGTCGGTCCGGAGCTGAAGCTGAACCAGTGCGGTCTTCCCAAGAAGATGGCGCTCGAACTCTTCAAGCCCTTCATCTACCATCGCCTGGAACAGACCGGCCACTGCACCACCATCAAGCAGGCCAAAGAGATGGTGGAGATGCAGGACCCCATCGTCTGGGACATCCTCGAAGAGGTCATCAAGGACCACCCGGTCTTGCTGAACCGCGCCCCAACCCTGCACCGTCTTGGCATCCAGGCCTTCGAGCCCGTGCTAGTAGAAGGTAAGGCGATCAAGATCCATCCCCTCGTCTGCACCGCCTTCAACGCGGACTTCGACGGCGACCAGATGGCCGTCCACATTCCGCTCTCGCCTGAAGCGCAGATTGAAGCTTCGGTGCTGATGCTGGCTTCGCACAACATCCTCTCGCCCGCGAGCGGACAGCCCATCACCGTCCCGACGCAGGACCTCGTTCTTGGTCTCTACTACCTGACCAAGGCCAAGGTGAATGCAAAGGGTGAAGGCCGCGTCTTCGCGAACATCGAAGAAGTGTTCATGGCGCTCGAAGCCAAGCAGGTCGAGACGCTGACGCCTATCCGTCTGCGTTACACCGGCATGGTGCTCGACATGACCACGGCCTACGACGACCAGGACCTGACACACACCGAGGCGGTCGAGTTCAACAAGCAGTTCATCTCGACCACTGTCGGCCGCGCCATCCTCAACGATGCGCTCCCCGAAGGCATGCCCTACGTCAACGGCCTGCTCAAGAAGAAGGGCATTGGCCAGCTGGTCAACTACTGCTATCTGAACCTCGGCCTCGAAGTGACGGTCAAGACGCTGGACAAGATCAAGGACCTCGGCTTCACCTATGCCACCAAGTCCGGTCTCTCGGTCGGTCTCGACGACATGGTCATTCCGGACTCGAAGTACACCCTGGTTGGCGACGCCGAAAAGACCGTCCTCACCATGCAGCAGCAGTACCTCGACGGCGCGATCACCAACGGCGAGCGTTCGAACAAGGTCATCCAGATGTGGTCGGGAGTCACCGAGCGCGTCGCCGATGAGATGTTCAACAACATGAAGCGCGCCGACAAGGAAGGCGCCATGAACCCGATCTACATCATGGCCGACTCCGGTGCTCGTGGTTCGAAGCAGCAGATTCGTCAGCTGTCCGGTATGCGTGGTCTGATGGCCAAGCCCTCGGGCGAGATCATCGAGACCCCCATCACGGCGAACTTCCGCGAAGGTCTTACCGTTCTCCAGTACTTCATCTCGACGCACGGCGCTCGTAAGGGTCTCGCCGATACCGCTCTCAAGACCGCTGACTCGGGTTACCTCACCCGCCGTCTGGTCGACGTTGCGCAGGATGTCATCATCTCGCACAACGATTGCGGCACCGTCGAAGGCATCTACGTCACCCCGATCATCGAAGCCGGTGAGACGATCGAGCCGCTGCGCGACCGCATCATTGGCCGCGTTTCGCTCGAGAAGCTCAAGGACTTCGAGGGCAAGACCATCGTGGAAGTGAACCAGGAGATCGACGAAGATCTCGCCTCCGCGATCCAGGCTGCTGGTATCGAGAAGGTGAAGATCCGGTCTGTTCTCACTTGCGAAAGCAAGCGCGGCGTCTGCATCCTCTGCTATGGCCGTAACCTCGGCTCGGGCAAGATGGTGGAGATGGGCGAAGCCGTCGGCGTCATCGCGGCGCAGTCCATCGGCGAGCCCGGAACCCAGCTCACCATGCGTACCTTCCACATCGGAGGAACGGCATCGCGCGTCTCGGACGCTTCGCACATCGAAGCCAAGAACGCGGGTACGGTCCGCTTCATCAACCTCGTCACCGTCCGTTCGAAGGATGGCGGCCTGGTCGCGATGAACCGCAACGGATCCATTGCCATCATCGATGACAAGGGCCGCGAGAAGGAACGCTACGCTGTCGTCTACGGTGCCAAGATCAAGATCGAAGAGGGTACCAAGGTCGAGCAGGGTTCACGCCTCGGCGAGTGGGATCCTTACACCTTCTCGCTGCTCACCGAGATCTCCGGCACCGTCCAGTTCAAGGACCTGCAGGAAGGCGTCACGCTGAACGAGGAAGTCGATGAAGTCACCGGGCTCTCCCGTCTCGTCGTCAACGATTCCACCGACGAAAAGCGTCAGCCCGCGATCATCATCAAGTCCGCAGCCGGCAACAAGCGTTACCTCATGCCAAGCCGCGCTCACCTTATGGTGGCCGATGGCGACGAGCTGTTCCCCGGCGATATCCTTGCCAAGATCCCGCGCGAAACGACGCGTACCAAGGACATCACCGGAGGTCTGCCGCGCGTCGTCGAACTGTTCGAGGCCCGCAAGCCGCGCGACCCAGCGATCATCTCGAAGATCGATGGCGTCGTCCGGTTCGGCGAGGTCTCGAAGGGACAGCGTAAGGTCTATGTCACTGCCGACAACGGTCAGGAAGAGGAGTACAGCGTTCCCCGCGGTACTTACGTCAACGTGCAGGAAGGCGAGCGCCTTCGTGCCGGTGATCCTCTGATCGACGGCCCGCGCAGCCCGCACGACGTGCTTGAAGTGCTCGGCGAGCGCGCTGTTCAGATGTACCTTGTCAACGAGATCCAGGAGGTCTACCGCCTCCAGGGTGTAACCATCTCGGACAAGCACATCGAGACCATCGTTCGCCAGATGCTTCGCTGGGTGAAGATCGAAGAGGTTGGCGATACCAGCTTCCTCGTCGATCAGCAGACGGACCGCTTCCGCTTCAATGCGGAGAACCAGCGCGTCCTGATGACCGGTGGCCGTCCTGCAATCGGACGTTCGTTGCTGCTCGGCATCACCAAGGCGTCGCTCTCGACCGACAGCTTCATCTCGGCCGCCAGCTTCCAGGAGACCACGCGCGTTCTCACAGAGGCATCCATCAATGGATCTGTCGACACGCTCCGCGGCCTCAAGGAAAACGTCATCGTCGGCCGTCTCATCCCGGCCGGTACGGGCATGGAGTACTACCGCAACGTTCAGCTCTCACCGGAGCTCGAAGAAGCGGCAGCTCAGGTCCAGCAGGAAGTTACGGCAGCGATCGAAGCAGAAGAGCGCGAGCTCGAGCAGATGCGCATGGAAGGCGAACAGGAAGAACTCGCCGCCGAGTAG
- the rpoB gene encoding DNA-directed RNA polymerase subunit beta yields MSEMRAIRSRLDFSKIPTSIQIPNLIEVQRRSYERFLLMDKLPQERDDNGLQSVFTSVFPITDFRNVSELEFVDYSIGNWECKCGYLKGLNHLRTACTQCGHMVITDPFHPGDVLCNFCGTYNKNTPDFCTKCGDPVGLQLKYDQAECEERGMTYSAPLKVTIRLKIYDKDPETGVKSLRDMKEQEVFFGDIPLMSQNGTFIVNGTERVIVSQLHRSPGVFFETANNRTYFLGKIIPYRGSWVEFEYDQKNTLYVRIDRKRKFLGTIFLRALGLRTDEEILKTFYTVDTINVKEGKLGWVVAGTDKATNLLGTRPAAAVTSKGEEIAVATRKIGPSSLKNLRAHAIESVEVETSEFDGAMTASDVVDLTTGELLYEANQELTADKLHKIIQSGVTSFEVFFPERDDVGNIISNTLRRDSVRKPEEALIEIYRKLRPGDPPTLDTATALFEGMFFDPRKYDFSRVGRLKFNIKLYENQDPSGLDHRTLTPEDFYGTIRYLLKLRKNIGNVDDIDHLGNRRVRAVGELMENQFRIGLVRMERAIKEKMSVYQEMSTAMPHDLINAKPVMAAIREFFGSSQLSQFMDQTNPLSEITHKRRLSALGPGGLSRERAGFEVRDVHPTHYGRICPIETPEGPNIGLISSLSCFARINEYGFIESPYRRVKDGIVLDYVAVSNAGESGLRQGDYLEVNEAKAKNAELKAAGKRTMDLEPFSFYLSAWEEDRHTIAQANIELNPDLSIVQDIVDARRQGNFVLVSKSDVDYVDVSPKQLVSVAASLVPFLEHDDANRALMGANMQRQSVPLLVAEAPFVGTGMEGVTARDSGAVILAKRNGIIDSVDSERIIVRVEGEHHPTQLSREVGSDIYQLTKFKRSNQNTCINQKPIVRKGDRVIKGQVIADGPCTEQGELGLGRNVLVAFMPWRGYNFEDAILISEKLVREDYYTSIHIEEFEIEARDTKLGPEEITRDIPNVSEHALRDLDESGIIRIGAKIGHNDILVGKVTPKGETQLTPEEKLLRAIFGEKAGDVRDASLTCPPGIEGTVVDVRIFSRKGQEKDERAKQIEQEMIEKLERNLADEIRILTDERLKRLEAILGAKEVLADLHDERTNKRLLNKGDILDRDTIELISTRNLKRIRYADKDPRVNEQIDEIEEMTSRQIDVLRKITNEKIGKMQKGDELSPGVIKMVKVYIAMKRKLSVGDKMAGRHGNKGVIARILPEEDMPYLPDGTPVEIVLNPLGVPSRMNVGQILETHLGWAAHELGKQVAELAEKMESANEVRELFKARFAGTAALNQLLDLDDEQTMRVAAGMKRGIWFGTAVFDGARETEIKALLKSAGLPSSGKTQLFDGMLGDPFEQPATVGYIYMLKLSHLVDDKIHARSIGPYSLITQQPLGGKAQFGGQRFGEMEVWALEAYGAAYILQELLTAKSDDVFGRTKIYEAIVKGEAAIEPGVPESFNVLIRELQSLCLDVELIKQADQKKVALPSIAAAD; encoded by the coding sequence ATGTCTGAAATGCGCGCGATCCGCAGCCGTCTCGATTTTTCAAAGATCCCAACATCCATCCAGATTCCAAACCTCATCGAAGTTCAGCGGCGCAGCTACGAGCGTTTCCTGCTCATGGACAAGCTGCCCCAGGAGCGCGACGACAACGGTCTGCAGTCCGTCTTCACCTCGGTCTTCCCGATCACCGACTTCCGCAACGTCTCGGAGTTGGAGTTCGTTGACTACTCCATCGGCAACTGGGAGTGCAAGTGCGGCTACCTGAAGGGGCTGAACCACCTTCGTACTGCCTGCACCCAGTGTGGACACATGGTCATCACCGATCCATTCCACCCTGGCGATGTGCTCTGCAACTTCTGCGGAACGTACAACAAGAACACGCCTGACTTCTGCACCAAGTGCGGAGATCCGGTGGGTCTGCAGTTGAAGTACGACCAGGCCGAGTGCGAAGAGCGCGGCATGACCTACTCAGCCCCGCTGAAGGTCACGATTCGCCTGAAGATCTACGACAAAGACCCCGAGACGGGCGTCAAGAGCCTGCGCGACATGAAGGAGCAGGAAGTCTTCTTCGGCGACATCCCGCTGATGAGCCAGAACGGCACGTTCATCGTGAACGGCACCGAGCGCGTCATCGTCTCGCAACTGCATCGTTCGCCTGGCGTCTTCTTTGAGACGGCGAACAACCGCACCTACTTCCTCGGCAAGATCATTCCGTACCGCGGCAGCTGGGTGGAGTTCGAGTACGACCAAAAGAACACGCTCTATGTCCGTATCGACCGCAAGCGCAAGTTCCTGGGAACGATCTTCCTGCGCGCTCTTGGCCTGCGCACGGATGAAGAGATCCTCAAGACCTTCTACACGGTCGATACCATCAACGTGAAGGAAGGCAAGCTGGGCTGGGTCGTTGCTGGCACCGACAAGGCGACCAACCTGCTCGGAACTCGTCCTGCGGCTGCTGTTACTTCGAAGGGCGAAGAGATCGCTGTTGCGACGCGCAAGATCGGCCCCAGTTCGCTGAAGAATCTGCGTGCTCACGCGATCGAGTCGGTCGAAGTGGAGACCAGCGAGTTCGATGGCGCGATGACCGCTTCGGACGTCGTCGATCTCACCACGGGCGAGCTGCTGTACGAAGCCAACCAGGAGCTGACCGCCGACAAGCTGCACAAGATCATCCAGTCGGGCGTCACCAGCTTCGAGGTCTTCTTCCCGGAGCGCGACGACGTGGGCAACATCATCTCGAACACGCTTCGCCGTGACTCCGTGCGTAAGCCGGAAGAGGCGTTGATCGAGATCTACCGCAAGCTGCGTCCAGGCGACCCACCGACACTCGACACCGCGACGGCGCTCTTCGAAGGCATGTTCTTCGATCCGCGCAAGTACGACTTCTCGCGCGTTGGCCGTCTGAAGTTCAACATCAAGCTGTATGAGAACCAGGACCCAAGCGGGCTCGACCACCGCACGCTGACGCCTGAGGACTTCTACGGGACGATCCGTTACCTGCTCAAGCTGCGCAAGAACATCGGCAACGTCGACGATATCGACCACCTTGGCAACCGTCGCGTTCGCGCTGTCGGCGAGCTGATGGAGAACCAGTTCCGCATCGGCCTCGTCCGTATGGAACGCGCCATCAAGGAAAAGATGTCGGTCTACCAGGAGATGTCGACGGCGATGCCGCACGACCTCATCAATGCGAAGCCTGTAATGGCCGCGATCCGCGAGTTCTTCGGATCGTCGCAGCTCTCGCAGTTCATGGACCAGACTAACCCGCTCTCGGAGATCACGCACAAGCGTCGCCTCTCCGCGCTTGGGCCTGGTGGTCTGTCGCGTGAGCGCGCTGGCTTCGAAGTCCGCGACGTACACCCGACCCACTACGGACGTATCTGCCCGATCGAGACGCCTGAAGGGCCGAACATCGGTCTTATCTCGTCGCTTTCGTGCTTTGCCCGCATCAACGAGTACGGCTTCATCGAGTCGCCTTACCGTCGCGTGAAGGACGGCATCGTGCTCGACTACGTTGCTGTGTCGAATGCTGGTGAGAGCGGTCTGCGCCAGGGTGACTACCTTGAAGTGAACGAAGCGAAGGCAAAGAACGCTGAGCTCAAGGCCGCAGGCAAGCGCACCATGGATCTCGAGCCCTTCAGCTTCTATCTCTCTGCATGGGAAGAGGACCGTCACACCATCGCGCAGGCGAACATCGAGCTGAATCCGGACCTGAGCATCGTGCAGGACATCGTCGATGCTCGTCGCCAGGGCAACTTCGTCCTCGTCTCGAAGTCCGACGTGGACTACGTCGACGTTTCGCCGAAGCAGCTTGTCTCGGTCGCCGCATCGCTCGTGCCGTTCCTTGAGCACGACGACGCGAACCGCGCTCTGATGGGTGCGAACATGCAGCGCCAGTCGGTGCCTCTGCTCGTCGCTGAAGCTCCGTTTGTCGGAACCGGAATGGAGGGCGTCACCGCCCGCGACTCCGGCGCCGTCATCCTGGCCAAGCGTAACGGCATCATCGACTCGGTCGACTCCGAGCGCATCATCGTGCGCGTCGAAGGCGAGCACCACCCGACGCAGCTTTCGCGTGAGGTTGGTTCGGACATCTACCAGCTCACGAAGTTCAAGCGCTCCAACCAGAACACCTGCATCAACCAGAAGCCGATCGTCCGCAAGGGCGACCGTGTGATCAAGGGTCAGGTGATCGCGGACGGGCCTTGCACGGAGCAGGGCGAACTCGGCCTCGGCCGTAACGTCCTGGTAGCGTTCATGCCATGGCGCGGTTACAACTTCGAGGACGCGATCCTCATCTCGGAGAAGCTGGTCCGCGAGGACTACTACACCTCGATCCATATCGAGGAGTTCGAGATCGAAGCGCGCGACACGAAGCTTGGACCGGAAGAGATCACGCGCGATATCCCCAACGTCTCGGAGCACGCTCTGCGCGACCTGGACGAGTCGGGAATCATCCGCATTGGCGCGAAGATTGGCCATAACGACATCCTCGTCGGCAAGGTCACGCCGAAGGGCGAGACCCAGCTCACCCCTGAAGAGAAGCTGCTTCGCGCCATCTTCGGCGAGAAGGCTGGCGATGTTCGCGACGCCTCGCTGACGTGCCCTCCAGGCATCGAAGGCACCGTCGTCGACGTCCGCATCTTCTCCCGCAAGGGACAGGAGAAGGACGAGCGCGCCAAGCAGATCGAGCAGGAGATGATCGAGAAGCTCGAGCGCAATCTCGCTGACGAGATCCGCATTCTCACCGACGAGCGTCTGAAGCGCCTTGAAGCGATTCTTGGTGCCAAGGAAGTTCTGGCGGACCTTCACGACGAGCGCACCAACAAGCGCCTGCTCAACAAGGGCGACATCCTCGATCGCGACACGATCGAGCTGATCTCGACGCGTAACCTCAAGCGTATTCGCTACGCCGACAAGGACCCGCGCGTCAACGAGCAGATCGATGAGATCGAAGAGATGACCTCGCGTCAGATCGACGTTCTCCGCAAGATCACCAACGAGAAGATCGGCAAGATGCAGAAGGGCGACGAACTCTCGCCTGGCGTCATCAAGATGGTCAAGGTCTACATCGCCATGAAGCGCAAGCTCTCTGTCGGTGACAAGATGGCCGGCCGACACGGTAACAAGGGTGTTATCGCCCGTATTCTGCCGGAAGAGGACATGCCATACCTCCCCGATGGAACGCCCGTGGAGATCGTCCTTAATCCGCTTGGTGTGCCTTCGCGTATGAACGTCGGACAGATCCTCGAGACGCATCTTGGCTGGGCCGCACATGAACTCGGCAAGCAGGTCGCCGAGCTCGCCGAAAAGATGGAGTCGGCCAACGAAGTCCGCGAGCTGTTCAAGGCGCGCTTTGCTGGGACCGCCGCTCTCAACCAGCTTCTTGACCTCGACGACGAGCAGACGATGCGCGTGGCCGCCGGCATGAAGCGCGGTATCTGGTTCGGCACGGCAGTCTTCGACGGCGCGCGCGAGACCGAGATCAAGGCGCTGCTCAAGTCCGCTGGCCTGCCGAGCTCGGGCAAGACGCAGCTCTTCGATGGCATGTTGGGCGATCCGTTCGAACAGCCCGCCACCGTTGGCTACATCTACATGCTCAAGCTGTCGCACCTGGTCGACGACAAGATCCACGCTCGCTCGATCGGACCGTACTCGCTCATCACCCAGCAGCCGCTGGGCGGTAAGGCACAGTTCGGCGGACAGCGCTTCGGAGAGATGGAGGTCTGGGCGCTCGAAGCATACGGCGCAGCCTACATCCTGCAGGAGCTGCTCACCGCGAAGTCCGACGACGTCTTTGGCCGCACGAAGATCTACGAGGCCATCGTCAAGGGCGAGGCGGCGATCGAGCCGGGTGTGCCGGAGTCGTTCAATGTTCTCATCCGCGAGCTGCAGTCGCTCTGCCTCGACGTAGAGCTCATCAAGCAGGCCGACCAGAAGAAGGTCGCCCTGCCGAGCATCGCCGCGGCTGACTAA